From the Papaver somniferum cultivar HN1 chromosome 2, ASM357369v1, whole genome shotgun sequence genome, the window tgatctgatcttacttttctatcgtacgagtacaatcgtttttgattggcttgagaacgtttgagttctccaataggtaagataaagtatTCACGAACGattcttcgtctcactgttcgtgaatGCTCGATATTCTTATTgtgtattcaggaattgagtattgagaggtgattgatttatctaggttgttcttcgggaatataagaccagatcaATCAATTGGTCTTGTGATACCTTGGTTATTATCAGAAAACGGaacaaactagggtttatctgtgggagacagatttatcctttgatagacttctttgtgtgatacagattggtttattatcaaagcctgcgattttgggtcgtaacaactctttgttgtgggtgagatcagcaaagggaatcaagtgcgtagtatcctgctgggatcagaggcgtaggggtgcaactgtaacttgtatcagtgggagactgataggggttcaactatagtccattcggaagttaattggtagtaggctagtgtctgtagcggcttaatacagtgtgtatctaatctggactaggtcccgggggttttctgcatttgcgatttcctcgttaacaaaatttctggtgtctgtgttattttttttccgcattatatttggttatataattgaaataatacagattgtgcgttaagcttaatcaattggagatccaatcttgtgtttgttgatttcattgattaacacttagatattggtttttgataccgtccaagttatctctctttgatttgactcgcagatttctatttgcttgagtagcaATCAAATTGAGAGATAAGATATAACTCGttgatttaattttaattgattgagtcttgttgattctcttaaaagtttattcgagttagtccatacagattgctaatcgaaatattgggtgttgttgttagacccccgctttttcagagagaactagtgttaacaaatagataacaacttttttttttgaactgcaatacttaactgctaatctagcagttcagtctagcccataggacttggTTTAATCTGTATTTTTCCTTATCATGCATCAGTATTGTGTGTCTCAATAAAATATTGGCTCAAACCTTCGTCGGTACTCAAATAAAATAATTCATCATCAGCTTGTTTATTCTTTTTTTGGTcgaaaaagaaaataatattgaTTGTTAAAAAATAATTTAGACTAGCTGAATACCGTTGAGGCCTaaacaaagaatgaaaaaaaatggAGAGCATGAATAAAAAGCCACGGCAGGCAATCCAACAGGATtccaaaacaaaactaaaacaaaGAGAAACCTCTAATGGGgattaaaaaaattcttccaaTTAACAATGATCTCGTCTAAGGGAATTTTTCTGAAACACGATAGAGAAGAAGCCcaagagaaatccttaattttaacTTTCAATATGATGGAAGCTGTACTCTTTTCCTTCTTATGAAATGTTCAGTCGTTTTTCTCCACCCAAAGACACCATAAAATACTAGCGTAGATCCTTTTCCTGAGATGATCTGGATCAACATACAACTTAAGGTTTTTCCAAAGCTTGATATAATCCAAgaaggagatataaaatctttattagatgcttcaaaaaagaaagtCTGAACTTGTTTTGAGAAGGAGCAATTAAAGAACATATGGCTTGAATATTCTTCATGCTGCTTGCACATCACAACATACAAAGGTTAGAAATATGATTGCCACTCGggaatgaaaaagcggggtataaaaaccacacccaataattcgtttggcaatctgtatggactaactccaatataattatgagagcACCATCTTAATTATAAAGCAAGCTCAACCAAGAAATATATAAAaaagttatatcttaatttctcaatacaatctgcaatcgaacagatagaaatttgtgagcctgattgatatgagaaataacttggacggtacgtaCCAAAGCCCAAATgtaaatcaatttatatcaataaccaaaggttagatttaccaatttattgaactaagcacaacctgtgatatttgaactatataaacaaatataatgcgaaaaagaaataacacatacacccgaagtaacgaggaaaccacaaatacatgaaaactccgggacctagtccatatttgaacactacactgtattaaactgttacagacactagcctactacaagttaacttcagacaggAATATAGtttagccctaaccaagtctcacacggattaaggtacagtcgcgttcgttacacctctgaatcccagcaggactctacgcacttgattcccttagctgatctcacccacaactaagagttggtaccaCCAAAAGtctaagacttataaacaaatatttatcccatagataagtctattatgatagataaatatgtctcccgcagaagtacctatgaagtttttgttccttcttttgataaatcaaggttaacacgaaccaattgataatccagtcttatattcccgaagaacaacctacaaatatcaatcacctcacaataactcaactatatggtagtagaagaagttattgtggaatcacaaagaatgagacgaagatctttgtgattactttttatatcttacctatcaaagataaatcttgagttaatcttagagaagataatactcaatatgatacAAAAAGtatgatcagatcacacaactacagacaAAATATTTGGGCAtgccttcacgaatcccaaatgaagtcttcaagtcgttaacctataatggttttggaaaaacccaggttaaaggagaatcgactctagtcgcaactaggacacaggaaagtgcagggattaggttttccagttgctagagttctcccttatatagtctttcaaattaggttttctttcaatcaaagctaaaatagcttagtaacaaagcattcaatatttactgttagatgaaaacctgatttaagattcaagctaagtctgcttaaaactaaagcaatatctctccacctttagatggtcttagcttgttacacacaaatgaaatataccttcatttaaatatggataaccgtacctaaacgtgtatattgatttggctcaataatagttaaccgaagttagccatatgaacacttttatctgaaccacattcatctaacacttctaaatcaactatgatgatcaataaaacatgaaagattatcaaatgaatctaattgtgtttcaaataaatttgttcaattattcactatttcacagaaaaaatatatgaaccaattgaatcaaaatcagattgattcatgagaatcaattcattaacattaagccacggtttgcaaagattgcattccttaattcataaatgtgtttgttcatgagtatgaaaacatagttaaccgattttagaactttaatcactaagtttgcaaacgggtactcaAACTATAACTTCCGGACTTTGGtattgtccagcagtttgcaaaccggtatgcatactgctatcccagaccttaactcaggtagaaccatcCGCATACtgatatgcaaacttggttcccggacttaaacagttaaaaccattcgcgtactggtatgcaaaattggttcccggacttaaacaattaaaactgttcgcatactggtatgcaaacttggttcccggacttaaacagttaaaaccgttcgcatactggtatgcaaacttggttcccggactttaacagttaaaactgttCGCTTACTAGTATTGAAACAAGGTTTTCGGACctaaatcataccacaacagtttgcatagtggtatgcatattgtgttgtatccagaTAAATGTTAatttgttttaaactcccattttaatcattgaaacatccttagaagtcgacaatagctgtctcacacaaactattagcttataagtaattttcaagtgattgagtgATCAACACGAAACtttctgagtcgacatcaaatgattgtctcacactaatcatgtaagatgtttcaaggcgattttcacatgatcatcttttgacttattatttagtttccaacaaataaattgtttccaactaaacttgtcaagaatatgatgaacgtagctaaaccaaaaagcttccaacacatatttcgagaaatagataactgagttaaactcagctcgaaatgctaaatgtgtataatacaaaagtctatatagctatacgacttagtctcatcaagagatagaatataatagacttctaagtggtagtctccacataccttttgttgatgaagttcctccaagctctcctcagtagatattcgtcttcaatcgatgaactccgtgaagtctaaatctcaactacacattttatcctaatccgagacatagctataagtagactagaaatcaagacttatagttttgatcacctaaacttgacaaacaaacttgagatggcAACGCTTGCGTGTTCGACCGATCAATACTCTAACAGGGACACCATTGCGCTTATTCTCCTGTGAAGATTATCGAGAGTTGGAAGCCTATCCAAAGTAGCCTCCCATAAAAAGAATGAAATTTTATGTGGCCAGCAActagaccaaattttctttttcgaaaaaaaaaattcaacggCTGCTGAAAAGCAGCTAAGTTATAGGTTTCTTTAACCGAGAACAGACTGGACTTGTCACCTTGCCACaacaactcatcttcatcatgCAACTCGAAGTGAATAAAATCCAAGCAAGCTGTTAAAGTAGCGAATTCGACAATATCGATATCATACAAGCATTTTCTATCAATGCTAATGCTCCAGTTTAAGCCCAAAGTATTAGGAGAATAAGACCTTGAGAGTGAAATACCCTTGGAAGATGAGAGACCGTATTTAAACGAGGACAGAGCTTGGCCATTGAACCTTAAGAGTGGTAATTATCTTCCCAAAGGCGTATTTTATCACCTGTACCCACTTTGAAGATACATTGCTCAGTGAAACTTGTATACATTTTTATACAAGTGGTAAATGCCAATGGTGATATAGGCCTCTTCAAACCACAATCAAATTTTACCGTTTCCTTCAAATGAGTGAGCTTTAAAGTGGTAAATGGTGATGTTATTCATTTTGGATTGTATACATTTTTACAGGAATATGAGTACTATATACAGAACATATTATATCTCTCctttaaaaaatatttctttgaaaCCTAATAGTCGTCACAATTATCTTGTTTTTCTCCGTTTTAGTATATCTTTTAATTGTATGTCTAagatgttttcttttttctattttgatGTCTTTTGACACATTTCTTCACCATCTTGGTAATTTTATACTTTTTGGACAATTCTTTCTTCTCCTGAAGAGCGATTATTTCTTTACTTTGAAGGtgatttatttcatttttgttggttgtttcacgacttgttaTTCTAGATTTGAAAACATTGACGACTCGACATGGCTTCGctttgagttcatcttcaacaaaagcGATTTAGAGCATCCGAATTTTTTGTTTatatatacaagattaagggCTAAACACTTCTTTATTTTTGGAGCACCTCTTATTAAAGAAGACAAACATCCAAAATGGTCGGAATTGATTTTGAGTTATATCATCTTTTCTCTCtattttttatacaaaaataGGGTACCTTTGCGGTATTTTGCTCTATTTCTTCGCGATCAACATGTAAttggtatctttatttgtatttggattttaattttcttgtattttgatgttctttttCTTATAAACAATCATGTAATCACCTTTTTGGATTGAATGAAATATGGTCTGATTATtcataacaaaaaaatatatattaataagaaaaaaaataccaGCTTCAAATTCATTACCCCTTGGGTTTTATAGAAAAATAATGATGCTGAAAAATACGAGACACTGTAAATAATCATGTTTAAGGGTCCTTCTGCTTTATACAATAATATCTTACTAAGTATCCTTTTAATCACATATAGAGAACCTTACTAAATTTCACTCGGACGTACTTGGCATAAAATAAATATTATGCTTTGTGTTATCACAATCTCAAACTATATAGAACAACCAATTTTCAACAACTAGGTTGATCTTTTAATGACTCTCAGCTTGACGCCATACTTAAAGTTGTAAATGATGCCATAATCAAGAGCTAAAGGTCTTTCCATCTTTGGGGAATGCTGGAATTTGTATCTTCGATATAGATGAATTAACGTGAGCTTCATCTCTTGCGTGGTAAATTTTATTCCAAGACATTGCCGAGGTCCAATTCCAAAAGGAAGGAAAGCGTAAGGATGTCTTTGCTTTTCTTCCTCACAAGTAGGATCATACCTTTCTGGCCTAAACTTGTTCGGTTCTGGAAAGTTCTTAGGGTCCTGGGCTAGGACCCCTACTGCCATCCATATCCATGTACCCTGCAAGCACAATAAAATTTACTATTCCTTAGTAAGCACATTTCAAACTTGTTCCAAATTGAAGCAAAGCGACACCTCTGAAATTAATGTTAAAGCAGTGGACATTTTAATGGTTACCGTCATGTAACATGACACTAAAAGTCTCAAAGACACACTTCTATTCATCATCGTTCAGTAGATTACAAAAACTTGTATATGCATGCTCATAGTTTTATGTATGAAGATTCACCTTTGGAAGGGCATAGCCTCCAATTTCTACATCTTTTACTGCTTCTCTTGCAATCAATGGGGATGTTGGGTAGTACCTCATAGCTTCTCTCAATAcctatagaaaaaaaaaattatattacgTACATATATAaagcaattaataggattctggCTTGCATATAGCAAACCTGCTTGCATATGGGAAAAACATTTACCTGATCAAGATAAGGAAATTTATGCTGAAGATCATGAGCTGTTGGTATCAAATCATGTTCACCAAAGCCATCTATTTCCTTGAGCAATTTCTTCTCTACTTCAGGATGATCAGCTACTAGATAAAGTATCGTGGATAAGGTAAATGATGTTGTCGCAGCTCCAGATAGCAATTGCTCATAAGCAAGTGCACTTACATAGTCGGGAGTAAAAAATTTGTGCAGCCTTTCGTGATCCGATTCTCTTGCATTTAATACGAGCGATAAGAAGTCTTTTGTTCCTCTATCTTTATTTTTTGCTCGTTTCTCAACTATCTGGTCGAGTTTGCTTGATAAATTGTGATTCGATCTGTTTACTTTCCAGTCTATTTTTCCTGGAATTCTTTCCCATATTCGTTGAAATGGTTGTTGAAGTATAGGACATATTACTCCAAGTATGACTGAGAATGAACCTTTAAGATCCATCTTAAGTTTAGTAGTGGAATATATATGTTGCTTGACAAAATCTTTGGCTATAGTGTCTTCCTCATTTAGAGAAACCTCGGACGAGGGTTTCTTTATAAGACCAAAATCGAACCCGAATGAGGCTTTACCGATGACTTCAGAAGCAATTTTTAGAGTGAGCTCAGAGAAAATAAAGTCCTCTTCTCCTTCTTCATTTTGATCTTCAGACCAGGTAGGGAGATTCTCAGTCGCAGATTCAATTATAGATTGCATCGTGGGTATAAGGCTTGACAAATGCGAAGGTTGATATACTGAAAGTATGGTGTTTCTCATTGTGGGCCACTGTGTACCGCTGAAACAAATTTAATCATAG encodes:
- the LOC113354174 gene encoding cytochrome P450 711A1-like — its product is MFSNGTQWPTMRNTILSVYQPSHLSSLIPTMQSIIESATENLPTWSEDQNEEGEEDFIFSELTLKIASEVIGKASFGFDFGLIKKPSSEVSLNEEDTIAKDFVKQHIYSTTKLKMDLKGSFSVILGVICPILQQPFQRIWERIPGKIDWKVNRSNHNLSSKLDQIVEKRAKNKDRGTKDFLSLVLNARESDHERLHKFFTPDYVSALAYEQLLSGAATTSFTLSTILYLVADHPEVEKKLLKEIDGFGEHDLIPTAHDLQHKFPYLDQVLREAMRYYPTSPLIAREAVKDVEIGGYALPKGTWIWMAVGVLAQDPKNFPEPNKFRPERYDPTCEEEKQRHPYAFLPFGIGPRQCLGIKFTTQEMKLTLIHLYRRYKFQHSPKMERPLALDYGIIYNFKYGVKLRVIKRST